Proteins encoded in a region of the Chryseobacterium piperi genome:
- a CDS encoding slipin family protein, with product MMFRNVQIKAYQVGLVFKNRNLIEILKEGNRWILGRKAVEIYEMKTLLQVNDDLFLLLKNEELNAMLDLIEVKDGELVLVYENGIFKEVLHVGQYAAWKGVMNRSFQRIDLTKVEITEKISKTILENAKLKNLVRKFVITNQSKGLLIIDGKMAKILEAGTYYFWVNEDSVEVKSIDTRMQQMEIAGQELLTKDKAMLRINFYVRYQVEDIMKALMDNKEYDKQLYILMQLALREFVGALTLDELLLKKDSVGKEILDNLGNKADDLGLRATDAGIRDVILTGEMKEIMNQVLIAEKKAQANSIMRREETASTRSLLNTAKLMEENEVLWKLKEMEYMEKIADKIGDITVSGNSSIVSQLKEIFAR from the coding sequence ATGATGTTTAGAAATGTACAAATTAAAGCCTATCAGGTAGGTCTGGTTTTTAAAAACAGGAATCTGATTGAAATTTTAAAAGAAGGGAATCGTTGGATTTTGGGTCGTAAGGCTGTAGAAATTTATGAAATGAAGACCCTATTACAAGTGAATGATGATTTATTTCTTTTATTAAAGAATGAAGAACTGAATGCTATGCTGGATCTTATTGAAGTGAAAGATGGCGAGCTTGTGTTGGTATATGAAAATGGGATCTTTAAAGAAGTGTTGCATGTAGGGCAATATGCTGCTTGGAAAGGCGTGATGAATAGATCATTTCAAAGAATTGATTTGACGAAAGTTGAGATTACAGAAAAAATTTCTAAAACGATTTTGGAAAATGCAAAGTTGAAAAATCTTGTCAGAAAATTTGTGATTACCAATCAGTCTAAAGGATTGTTGATTATCGATGGAAAGATGGCAAAAATTCTTGAAGCAGGAACGTATTACTTCTGGGTGAATGAAGACTCTGTTGAAGTTAAAAGCATTGATACCCGTATGCAACAAATGGAAATTGCAGGCCAGGAACTTTTAACAAAAGACAAGGCGATGCTTCGCATCAATTTCTATGTACGCTATCAGGTGGAAGATATTATGAAAGCATTGATGGACAATAAAGAATATGATAAGCAATTATATATCCTAATGCAATTGGCTTTGCGTGAATTTGTAGGGGCTTTGACGCTGGATGAGTTGCTATTGAAAAAAGATAGTGTAGGAAAAGAAATTCTGGATAATCTGGGTAACAAAGCTGATGACCTTGGGTTGAGAGCTACAGATGCAGGAATCAGGGATGTCATTCTCACCGGTGAAATGAAGGAGATTATGAATCAGGTTTTAATTGCTGAGAAAAAAGCTCAGGCCAACAGCATTATGCGCCGTGAAGAAACAGCTTCTACCAGAAGTTTACTGAATACTGCAAAACTGATGGAAGAAAACGAAGTATTATGGAAGTTGAAGGAAATGGAATATATGGAGAAGATTGCAGATAAAATCGGAGATATTACGGTTTCCGGAAACAGTAGTATTGTTTCTCAGCTGAAAGAAATTTTTGCAAGATAA